The following proteins are encoded in a genomic region of [Eubacterium] hominis:
- a CDS encoding gamma-glutamylcyclotransferase, translating into MSKLYIAYGSNLNKEQMKFRCPDAQLVGVGEIPNYQLLFRGGRNAVATIEPQEGKCVPFGLWKISDRDELALDRYEGYPNLYYKKSFAMQIQGQSAEAMAYIMDPKYEIGVPSQTYYQTIQQGYRDCGLDCDVLDDAVQRSRDIYHKQLDMEAMQMGMK; encoded by the coding sequence ATGAGCAAATTATATATAGCATATGGCAGTAATCTGAATAAAGAGCAAATGAAATTTCGCTGTCCTGATGCACAGCTGGTAGGTGTTGGAGAGATTCCCAACTATCAGCTTTTGTTTCGTGGAGGCAGAAATGCAGTTGCAACAATAGAGCCACAGGAGGGAAAATGTGTTCCTTTTGGGCTATGGAAGATCAGTGATCGGGATGAGCTGGCACTGGATCGTTACGAAGGGTATCCCAATCTGTATTACAAAAAGAGTTTCGCAATGCAGATACAGGGACAGAGTGCAGAGGCTATGGCATACATTATGGATCCTAAATATGAAATCGGTGTTCCTTCACAAACGTATTATCAAACGATCCAGCAGGGATATAGGGACTGCGGACTAGACTGTGATGTTTTGGATGATGCTGTTCAAAGGAGTAGAGATATCTATCATAAGCAGTTGGATATGGAAGCAATGCAGATGGGGATGAAGTAA
- a CDS encoding amidoligase family protein: MKDQHFGIEIEMTGLTRSSAANIIAKHFESEASQEHDYYDTYTVKDQDGRKWKVMFDSSITPYRGRNRIYDSEYKVEVVSPICNYEDIETIQEITRKLRKGHAKVNSSCGIHIHIDASKHDARSLRNITNIMYSKEDLIYKALQVDVSRENRYCKKVDEAFIQKLNRAKPDSLDKVKKIWYNDNTFRANEHYDRSRYHALNLHSVFSKGTIEFRLFNGTLHAGEIKSYIQFCLAISNQALTQKKASRRKTQSTNEKYTFRTWLLRLGMIGDEFKTARLHLLKNLDGCIAWKDPAQAERQKERLRIKREEELAAQDISEPIEADMMQEEGPVMSM; the protein is encoded by the coding sequence ATGAAGGATCAGCATTTTGGAATCGAAATCGAGATGACTGGCCTCACAAGATCTTCAGCCGCTAATATTATCGCAAAGCACTTTGAAAGTGAGGCAAGTCAAGAACATGATTACTATGATACATATACGGTAAAGGATCAAGACGGACGTAAATGGAAGGTTATGTTCGATTCAAGTATTACACCATATAGAGGAAGGAATCGGATATATGATTCAGAATATAAGGTTGAAGTTGTTAGTCCAATTTGCAATTATGAAGATATTGAAACCATACAGGAAATAACCAGAAAGCTAAGAAAAGGTCATGCGAAGGTCAATTCCAGCTGTGGTATTCATATTCATATAGATGCCTCTAAGCATGATGCCAGATCCTTGCGTAATATAACTAATATTATGTATTCAAAAGAGGATCTGATCTATAAGGCATTACAAGTTGATGTTTCCAGAGAAAATCGTTATTGTAAAAAAGTTGATGAAGCATTTATCCAAAAATTAAATAGAGCTAAACCTGACAGTTTAGATAAAGTGAAAAAGATCTGGTATAACGATAATACCTTTCGAGCTAATGAACACTATGATAGATCCCGCTACCATGCGCTGAATCTACATAGTGTTTTTTCAAAAGGAACGATTGAATTCAGATTGTTTAATGGAACACTTCACGCAGGAGAAATCAAATCCTATATTCAGTTTTGTCTGGCAATTAGCAATCAGGCATTGACACAAAAAAAGGCAAGCAGGAGAAAGACACAATCAACAAATGAGAAATACACGTTTCGCACTTGGCTCCTCAGACTCGGAATGATAGGTGATGAATTTAAAACCGCAAGACTACATCTGCTAAAAAATCTTGATGGTTGTATCGCATGGAAAGATCCTGCTCAGGCAGAAAGACAAAAGGAGCGATTACGAATCAAGCGGGAAGAGGAACTCGCGGCTCAAGACATTTCTGAACCGATTGAAGCAGATATGATGCAGGAGGAAGGACCTGTCATGAGCATGTAA